The following proteins come from a genomic window of Clupea harengus chromosome 22, Ch_v2.0.2, whole genome shotgun sequence:
- the tlr3 gene encoding toll-like receptor 3 — MNRSLIPVLLVGCMELFVPCLGVAPKRTTCLVENGRADCSHLGLREIPSDLPRNITSLDVAHNQLKTPTLATLALFPALRHLDVGYNSITSLDAGLCKNLPFLQNLSIQHNVVYILQEKDLKLCSNLTHLNLADNKLKLKGEPFVALQRLTWLDVSKNGLASVRLGNQPQMENLVTLAFSGNNITTLGKDDFSFLKNSSLQVLKLLNLPSLQKIESGCFKPISGLRALLLDNSKLTPQVTSMLCDELSGTALRNLSLQNTQQHSLTNTTFTGLRSTNLTRLDLGRNNMAHIENGSFQGLTHLDSLSLELNNLKALNNGTFQGLENLRWLNLWSAVKGNVENYSFEPLRKLEYLNMGKTSMKDFKEFTFSGLHSLKFLDLSQSTSVIKTITDRTFISLAGTPLKTLNLTYMALQRLNPGAFSHLGNLTTLLLARNFISQTLSGLEFEGLHQVEEIDFFLNSQKISLTPESFIHVPTLKVLLLGRALNGTLNLEPSPFRPLVNLTWLDLSNNNIANINEGLLEGLSHLKVLTLQHNNLARLWKDANPGGPVLFLKGLHSLTNLQMDSNGLDELPRDAFQGLTNLSQLSLSGNLLDKLHESVFDDLKSLRVLQMEKNLVTSVPKQVFQSALANLSELRMERNPFDCTCESILWFVEWLNSTNTSVPGLQGDYICNTPPAYYKDSVMAFEPLSCKDMSPFQALYVLSSTAVLTLLFTAFLVHFQGWRIQFYWSILVNRTLGFREDAVVEGRYEYDGYIIHAPTDAGWVERQLLPLENEHFSFFHEDRDAEPGRSQLETIVENMRRSRKIIFVVTEKLLEDPWCRQFKAHHAMHQLMEDSRDSLVLVLLQEVQDHQLSQALLLRRSMLKPRCVLHWPLQRERIPAFHQQLRLALATSNRVSGSRWLG, encoded by the exons ATGAACCGTTCTCTAATCCCCGTTCTACTGGTGGGATGCATGGAGCTTTTTGTCCCGTGTCTTGGTGTCGCCCCCAAAAGAACGACCTGCTTGGTGGAGAACGGCAGAGCCGACTGCAGCCATTTGGGCTTGAGAGAAATCCCATCCGACCTCCCAAGAAACATCACCAGCCTGGATGTGGCGCACAACCAGCTGAAGACACCTACCCTAGCGACTCTGGCACTCTTCCCAGCACTTAGACACCTAGACGTGGGATACAACAGCATTACTAGTCTGGATGCAGGCTTGTGCAAGAACCTCCCCTTTCTTCAGAACCTCAGCATCCAACACAACGTGGTTTACATACTACAGGAGAAAGACCTGAAGTTATGCTCCAATTTGACCCACCTAAACCTTGCTGACAACAAGTTAAAGCTCAAAGGCGAACCTTTTGTTGCCCTCCAG AGGTTGACGTGGTTGGATGTGTCTAAAAATGGCTTGGCCTCTGTGAGGTTGGGAAATCAACCTCAGATGGAGAACCTAGTGACCCTTGCATTTTCGGGGAACAATATCACGACCTTAGGGAAGGACGACTTTTCCTTTCTCAAAAACTCTTCCTTACAGGTCCTCAAGCTTTTGAATTTGCCATCTCTACAAAAG ATTGAATCAGGTTGCTTCAAACCAATCTCTGGCCTGAGAGCCCTGTTGCTGGACAACAGTAAACTCACTCCCCAGGTGACCTCCATGTTGTGTGATGAGCTCTCTGGGACAGCCCTGAGGAACCTCTCGCTCCAGAACACTCagcaacactcactcactaataCCACCTTCACTGGGCTCCGCTCCACAAACCTGACCAGGTTGGATCTGGGCAGAAACAACATGGCTCATATTGAGAATGGATCATTCCAAGGGCTCACTCATCtggactctctttctctagaGCTGAACAACCTGAAGGCTTTGAACAATGGGACGTTCCAGGGGTTGGAGAACCTTCGGTGGCTAAATCTATGGAGTGCAGTGAAGGGAAATGTGGAGAATTATTCCTTTGAGCCATTGAGAAAGCTTGAGTATCTCAACATGGGGAAAACATCCATGAAAGATTTTAAGGAATTCACTTTCTCTGGTCTGCACAGTCTAAAATTCTTGGATCTGAGCCAGAGCACGTCAGTGATAAAAACGATCACTGACAGGACGTTTATCTCTCTGGCGGGGACCCCCCTGAAGACATTAAACCTAACCTATATGGCACTCCAGCGCCTAAACCCAGGTGCCTTCTCTCACCTGGGCAACCTTACCACTCTCCTGCTTGCACGGAACTTCATTAGCCAGACATTGTCAGGGTTGGAATTTGAAGGTCTTCACCAGGTTGAAgaaattgatttttttctcaATTCGCAAAAGATTAGCCTGACCCCTGAATCTTTTATCCATGTGCCCACACTGAAGGTTCTTCTTTTGGGACGGGCTCTCAATGGTACATTGAATCTCGAACCATCACCTTTCCGGCCACTGGTTAACCTCACTTGGCTGGACCTCAGCAACAACAATATTGCCAACATCAATGAAGGCTTACTGGAGGGACTGAGCCATCTTAAGGTCCTGACACTACAGCATAACAACCTGGCTCGGCTTTGGAAGGATGCAAACCCGGGTGGTCCTGTGCTTTTCCTAAAGGGCTTACATAGCCTTACCAACCTCCAGATGGACTCAAATGGCCTTGATGAGCTTCCAAGGGATGCCTTTCAGGGTTTAACCAACCTTAGTCAGCTCAGTCTTAGTGGGAATCTCCTTGACAAACTACACGAATCTGTATTTGATGATCTGAAATCTTTACGTGTCCTTCAGATGGAGAAGAACCTGGTGACATCAGTGCCAAAGCAGGTCTTCCAGTCTGCACTTGCAAACCTAAGTGAACTGCGCATGGAGCGCAACCCTTTTGACTGCACTTGTGAGAGCATCCTGTGGTTCGTCGAGTGGCTGAACTCCACCAACACCAGCGTCCCAGGCCTCCAAGGGGATTATATCTGCAACACACCACCCGCTTACTACAAAGATTCTGTCATGGCCTTTGAACCTCTCTCTTGCAAGGATATGTCACCCTTCCAGGCTCTTTATGTTCTGAGCAGCACTGCTGTTCTGACTTTGCTGTTCACTGCCTTCCTGGTGCATTTCCAGGGCTGGCGCATCCAGTTCTACTGGAGCATCCTGGTCAACCGCACCTTGGGCTTCAGGGAGGATGCTGTGGTGGAAGGGAGATATGAATATGATGGCTACATCATACATGCGCCAACAGATGCAGGTTGGGTGGAGCGGCAGCTACTCCCTTTGGAGAATGAacatttttcattctttcacgAGGATCGGGATGCTGAACCTGGCCGCTCACAGCTAGAAACCATTGTGGAAAACATGAGAAGATCCAGGAAAATCATATTTGTCGTCACCGAGAAACTCCTGGAGGATCCTTGGTGTCGACA GTTCAAGGCTCACCACGCTATGCACCAGCTGATGGAGGACAGCCGTGACtcgctggtgctggtgcttctGCAAGAGGTGCAGGACCACCAGCTGTCGCAGGCCCTGCTGCTGCGGCGCTCCATGCTGAAGCCCCGCTGCGTGCTGCACTGGCCCCTGCAGAGGGAGCGCATACCTGCCTTCCACCAGCAGCTGCGGCTGGCGCTGGCCACCAGCAACCGGGTGTCTGGCTCCAGGTGGCTTGGTTGA